The nucleotide sequence CTTGGTGCGCCTAACCGAGCGCGTTGGCTTTTGGTTTGGGTTAGCAGTGCTGCTGGTGGTTTTGGCGTATGGTCCAGTACTCTTCGAGCTATTCACCAATATGAAGCCCGTTCCCGGCATGCGTCTTTGGTAGTTCCCTACTCGAGCTGAAGCCAGAGTGCAACGGTCAAGACCGCGGCTTGGGCAGCCGCGGCTCAGGCTTCAATCCTCACTCGGGCCGAAGCCCGCGTGCGACGCTATCGCGTCCCTTCCGACTGCCGTACCCTCCCCGTAGTTTCAATCCTCACTCGGGCCGAAGCCCGAGTGCGACGTAGCACCCCCACAACCGGTGGAGCTACCGCGGAGGGTTTCAATCCTCACTCGGGCCGGAGCCCGAGTGCGACGACATCGAATCCCTGGAGCACTACCTGGCGGAGCGGGTTTCAATCCTCACTCGGGCCGGAGCCCGAGTGCGACCGGGCCTTTGCAGGGCTGCTTACCGGCCACGACTCTTTGTTTCAATCCTCACTCGGGCCGGAGCCCGAGTGCGACGTCTGCACCCGCTGCGGGCAGTGCGAAAAGCACTGCGTTTCAATCCTCACTCGGGCCGGAGCCCGAGTGCGACTCACAGTAACCCAAACATCACCCTGGGGGTGTATCGTGTTTCAATCCTCACTCGGGCCGGAGCCCGAGTGCGACGAGGCCATTCTCGCGGGCCTGGACACGGACGTAGTGGGTTTCAATCCTCACTCGGGCCGGAGCCCGAGTGCGACTACGGAGGGCTGTCAGCCACCTTCCGGCCCGCTGGGCGTTTCAATCCTCACTCGGGCCGGAGCCCGAGTGCGACAACTGGGGGGAAGCCGGTGCTGACCAAGCCCAAGACCGTTTCAATCCTCACTCGGGCCGGAGCCCGAGTGCGACCTGAGGATGCGATAGACGTCGCTCTTTTTGACTTGGTAGGTTTCAATCCTCACTCGGGCCGGAGCCCGAGTGCGACGGCCAAGGCTGTATGGGTCAGGTTTCACGACCACATCGAGTTTCAATCCTCACTCGGGCCGGAGCCCGAGTGCGACAGGGCTTGGGAGCCGAAACCCACGGTCCAGATTCCCAGTTTCAATCCTCACTCGGGCCGGAGCCCGAGTGCGACCATGTATACGCGGATAACATCCAGATAATGGCGCCTAGAGTTTCAATCCTCACTCGGGCCGGAGCCCGAGTGCGACCAGGCCCTGAGCAACGCGGGCCTCATCGTCCATGTCGTTTCAATCCTCACTCGGGCCGGAGCCCGAGTGCGACGAAGCAGTTGCACTCGGCCTCTGGATGTGGTATACTGGTTTCAATCCTCACTCGGGCCGGAGCCCGAGTGCGACGGCCTCAGTTTAGCGCACGTGCTGGACAGGGCTCAAGGGGCCTTTTGCGCGAACCCCCCCAAAAGGCCCCGGGGGAGATAGGGGGGTGGGGTGAAGCGAAAGCGGATTTTCAAGCTCCCCTAGCCGCTTTCTGCGCTTGCGCGAACCCCCCCGGGTTTTGCCACCCACTTTGGGTCCGCGCAAATGGAGCGGCTACGTTTAGATTACCAAGGGGTCATCAAAGTCGGTATACCTGTCCTGACCATGGACACGCAGATTCTTCTCTCTGCCTCCGGGGAGGATATAAATCCGGAGGCTGTCCTTATCCAGGTCAATGACCTTAAGCAACTTGGCCTCGAGCTCCTCCAGTTGGGCTCGCGTCACCCGGCACTCAAACACGGACATCTGCACCCGCTGCCCGTAGTTTTTGCAGATCCTGGCCACCCGAGCCAGGCGGGTCTGTCCGTCCTCCGAGGTCACGTTCACATCGTAGGTCACCAAGATATCCAGCCGTTCCACGGTTTACCTCGCCAAGAAGGGTGGGTATTGCGGCAGGTCGCCCCGCAGGTAGCGGGCCAGCAGCCGGGCCTGAATGTGGGGCAGCAGGCCCACGGGAACGGGCTCTTTGAAGAGAGGGTGCTGCACCGTCTCCTGCCTGCGGTTTTGGAAGGCCGTGATCACCACCTTGCGCCCCTCCTCGTTCAGGAACACGGCCCCACCCGGACGTTCTTCAAAGTGCTTGCGGGTCAGCTGCTTTCGGTTGAGGAGGGTGAGGGCCAGCCGGTCAGCCCACCAGGCCCGGAACTCCTCCATCAGGTCCAGGGCCAGGGCATTGCGCCCGGGCCGGAGGGCATGCAGAAACCCTCCTTGCGGATCAAGGCCTACGCCCTCCAGGGCTGCGGTGCACTGGGTGAGCAGGAGAGCGTAAACAAAGCCCAGAAGCGCATTCACCGGATCCCGCGGGGGGCGTTTGTTGCGCCCATTAAAGCTGAAGTCCTCCGTGAGTAGAAGGTCGCCAAAGGCGGCGAAGTAAGCGCTGGCGGCATTGCCCTCCACGCCACGGACCTCGTCCAAAGAGCGCGCCTGAGGCAATGCCCGTAGGGCCGCCTCGTGCTCAGCGAGGGCCCGAACCAGTGCCTCGGTTTCCCCCCGTTCGCGCACCGCCCTCTGCAGGACCAGGCGGCTATTCCTGAGCTTGCCCTCCACAAAGCGCCCGGCCAGGTACAGGCGGGTGGAGGGCGTATCCAGGGCCCGATACTGGGCCTGGCGGAGGAGCACGTTGCCCGAAACCGGGGGGGCAAGCCGGCCAAAAAAACGGCCCGACTCGGTGAACCAGGCCACCTCAATGCCGTCCTGGGCACAGCGCTGGAGCAAAAAAGGCGAGATGAGCACATTGCCGAATACCACCAGCCCGCCCAGGTGGTGCA is from Meiothermus sp. QL-1 and encodes:
- the cas1c gene encoding type I-C CRISPR-associated endonuclease Cas1c, which gives rise to MVSELLNTLYVQTQGVYLRLEGDTLRIQHEEITLRNVPLHHLGGLVVFGNVLISPFLLQRCAQDGIEVAWFTESGRFFGRLAPPVSGNVLLRQAQYRALDTPSTRLYLAGRFVEGKLRNSRLVLQRAVRERGETEALVRALAEHEAALRALPQARSLDEVRGVEGNAASAYFAAFGDLLLTEDFSFNGRNKRPPRDPVNALLGFVYALLLTQCTAALEGVGLDPQGGFLHALRPGRNALALDLMEEFRAWWADRLALTLLNRKQLTRKHFEERPGGAVFLNEEGRKVVITAFQNRRQETVQHPLFKEPVPVGLLPHIQARLLARYLRGDLPQYPPFLAR
- the cas2 gene encoding CRISPR-associated endonuclease Cas2, producing the protein MERLDILVTYDVNVTSEDGQTRLARVARICKNYGQRVQMSVFECRVTRAQLEELEAKLLKVIDLDKDSLRIYILPGGREKNLRVHGQDRYTDFDDPLVI